From the unidentified bacterial endosymbiont genome, one window contains:
- the yaiA gene encoding protein YaiA has product MPTRPPYPREARIVTVEKGSGDQTVTWYQLRADHPKPDSLISEHETEHEALDAKRRYEDPEKS; this is encoded by the coding sequence ATGCCAACCAGACCTCCCTATCCGCGTGAAGCCCGCATTGTTACCGTCGAAAAAGGTAGTGGCGATCAAACCGTTACATGGTATCAACTGCGCGCAGACCACCCTAAGCCCGATTCGCTTATCAGCGAACACGAAACTGAACACGAAGCGCTGGATGCGAAGCGGCGCTACGAAGATCCTGAAAAATCCTGA
- the aroL gene encoding shikimate kinase AroL, producing the protein MTQPIFLVGPRGCGKTTVGLALARVCQSQFVDTDHWLQTHAGQSIAEIVEKEGWGSFRARETATLQAVTAPSSVIATGGGIILAPCNRQFMRENGIVIYLCAPVSILVGRLEAFPQEGQRPALTAKPLSEEVSEVLAERDALYREAAHHVVDASAPPEEVVIQIITVLDLACAS; encoded by the coding sequence ATGACCCAACCTATCTTTTTAGTTGGCCCCCGCGGCTGTGGCAAAACCACCGTTGGCCTGGCACTGGCACGCGTGTGTCAAAGCCAGTTTGTCGACACCGACCACTGGCTGCAAACACATGCTGGACAATCCATCGCCGAGATTGTCGAAAAAGAGGGCTGGGGCAGCTTTCGTGCGCGGGAAACGGCCACGCTTCAGGCCGTGACGGCGCCCTCCAGCGTGATTGCGACCGGGGGCGGTATTATCCTCGCACCGTGCAACCGTCAGTTTATGCGCGAAAATGGGATCGTGATTTATCTCTGTGCGCCGGTGTCTATCCTGGTGGGGCGGCTGGAAGCGTTTCCGCAAGAAGGTCAACGCCCCGCTCTCACCGCGAAGCCGCTCAGTGAAGAGGTAAGCGAGGTCCTCGCAGAGCGCGATGCGTTATACCGCGAAGCGGCACACCACGTTGTGGATGCATCGGCCCCCCCAGAAGAGGTCGTTATTCAGATTATTACCGTCCTGGATTTAGCCTGCGCCAGCTAA
- a CDS encoding YaiI/YqxD family protein, with the protein MAIWVDADACPNVIKEILFRAAERVQMPLTLVANQNIRVPPSKFIRALRVPAGFDVADNEIVRLCSAEDLVITADIPLAADVLKKGAAALNPRGERYSPATIREKLTLRDFMDTMRASGVQTGGPDSLSQRDRQQFAAELDKWLLEVKRRTA; encoded by the coding sequence ATGGCGATTTGGGTTGATGCGGACGCCTGTCCGAATGTCATTAAAGAAATTTTGTTCCGTGCCGCCGAACGCGTGCAGATGCCGCTTACGCTGGTGGCGAACCAGAACATCCGCGTGCCGCCGTCGAAGTTTATTCGCGCTTTGCGGGTGCCTGCCGGGTTTGACGTGGCGGACAATGAGATTGTGCGGTTGTGCAGCGCCGAAGATTTGGTGATCACGGCGGATATTCCCCTCGCCGCAGACGTTCTGAAAAAAGGGGCGGCGGCGCTGAACCCGCGCGGCGAACGATACTCCCCCGCAACGATTCGGGAAAAGCTCACCCTGCGCGATTTTATGGATACCATGCGCGCCAGTGGCGTACAGACCGGCGGGCCGGATAGCCTGTCTCAGCGCGACCGTCAGCAGTTTGCCGCCGAGCTGGATAAATGGTTGCTGGAAGTGAAACGCCGCACGGCGTAA
- the ppnP gene encoding pyrimidine/purine nucleoside phosphorylase, translating to MLQSNEYFSGKVKSIGFTSSSTGRASVGVMAEGEYTFGTAEAEEMTVVSGALNVLLPGETEWKIYAAGEVFNVPGHSEFHLQVAEPTSYLCRYLK from the coding sequence ATGCTTCAAAGTAACGAATACTTTTCCGGTAAAGTGAAATCCATCGGTTTTACCAGTAGCAGCACTGGTCGCGCCAGCGTAGGCGTGATGGCTGAAGGGGAATATACCTTTGGCACCGCTGAAGCAGAAGAGATGACGGTTGTCAGCGGCGCGCTGAACGTATTACTGCCAGGTGAGACCGAGTGGAAAATTTATGCTGCCGGAGAGGTTTTCAATGTCCCTGGTCACAGCGAGTTCCATCTTCAGGTGGCTGAGCCAACCTCTTACCTCTGTCGTTATCTGAAATAA
- a CDS encoding AroM family protein: protein MKATLAILTIGVVPVSEVLPLLTEHVSEQQITHLSLLGKMSREEVMEDYAVDTGEDPLTTLLSDGKLAYVSRQKIERSLQGIIEVLDNQGYYVILLMSTAPIKGLITRNTILLEPMRIIPPLVASIVDGHQVGVIVPIEELLDSQVAKWSVLEQIPLYALANPIWDSEAKLIAAGQELLDRGADVLMLDCLGFHQRHRDLLQKALDVPVLLSNVLMARLAAELLV from the coding sequence ATGAAGGCGACGTTGGCGATCCTCACCATTGGTGTGGTCCCTGTAAGCGAAGTGTTACCGCTCTTAACGGAGCATGTCTCTGAACAACAGATCACCCATCTTAGCCTGCTGGGAAAGATGAGTCGGGAAGAGGTCATGGAAGACTACGCTGTCGATACCGGGGAGGATCCCCTGACGACGTTGTTAAGTGACGGTAAACTGGCGTATGTGTCACGTCAGAAAATCGAGCGCTCGCTTCAGGGGATAATAGAAGTCCTCGATAATCAAGGCTATTACGTGATTTTACTGATGAGTACCGCACCCATTAAGGGGCTCATCACGCGTAATACTATTTTGCTCGAACCGATGCGAATTATTCCTCCGCTGGTGGCGTCGATTGTCGATGGCCATCAGGTGGGGGTTATTGTCCCCATTGAGGAGCTGCTGGATAGCCAGGTTGCGAAGTGGAGCGTGCTAGAACAAATTCCGCTGTACGCGCTTGCCAACCCCATCTGGGATAGCGAAGCTAAGCTGATAGCGGCAGGGCAAGAGCTGCTGGACAGAGGGGCTGATGTGTTGATGCTGGACTGCCTCGGTTTCCATCAGCGCCATCGTGATTTGCTGCAAAAGGCGCTGGATGTTCCGGTGCTGTTGTCCAACGTTTTGATGGCGCGTCTGGCTGCAGAGTTACTGGTGTGA
- the proC gene encoding pyrroline-5-carboxylate reductase translates to MDKKIGFIGCGNMGKAILGGLIASGQVLPGQIWVYTPSPNNVAALRDHYGINAAESAQDVAQVADIVFGAVKPNIMVKVLSDITSSLNNETLVVSIAAGVTLDQLARALGHDRKIVRAMPNTPSLVNAGMTSVTPNALVTPEDVADVLNIFRCFGEAEVIAESMIHPVVGVSGSAPAYVFMFIEAMADAAVLGGMPRAQAYKFAAQAVMGSAKMVLETGKHPGELKDMVCSPGGTTIEAVRVLEERGFRAAVIEAMAKCMEKSEALSKA, encoded by the coding sequence ATGGACAAAAAAATCGGGTTTATCGGCTGCGGTAATATGGGCAAGGCGATTCTTGGCGGCCTGATTGCCAGCGGACAGGTCCTGCCGGGACAGATTTGGGTCTATACCCCATCACCGAATAACGTCGCCGCGTTACGCGACCATTACGGCATAAATGCTGCCGAGAGCGCGCAAGACGTTGCTCAGGTCGCCGATATCGTCTTCGGTGCCGTTAAACCTAACATCATGGTCAAAGTGCTGAGCGATATCACCTCCAGCCTGAACAATGAAACGCTGGTGGTCTCGATTGCCGCAGGCGTTACCCTCGATCAGTTGGCTCGTGCCCTGGGTCATGACCGTAAAATTGTGCGGGCGATGCCCAATACCCCTTCCCTGGTCAACGCGGGTATGACTTCCGTCACCCCGAATGCGCTGGTCACTCCGGAAGACGTGGCGGATGTACTGAACATTTTCCGCTGTTTCGGTGAGGCGGAAGTCATTGCCGAATCCATGATCCATCCGGTTGTCGGGGTGAGCGGCTCCGCGCCTGCGTATGTCTTTATGTTTATCGAAGCGATGGCAGACGCGGCTGTACTTGGCGGCATGCCACGCGCGCAGGCCTATAAATTTGCAGCACAGGCCGTGATGGGCTCAGCCAAAATGGTACTGGAGACCGGCAAGCATCCGGGCGAGTTGAAAGATATGGTGTGCTCGCCTGGTGGCACCACCATTGAAGCCGTGCGTGTGCTGGAGGAGCGGGGATTCCGCGCTGCCGTCATTGAAGCGATGGCAAAATGCATGGAAAAATCAGAGGCGCTGAGTAAAGCCTGA